One Cohnella candidum genomic region harbors:
- a CDS encoding plastocyanin/azurin family copper-binding protein: protein MKIGKKLLSVLSLAIAVTVAPFSAFAAGETDSAGSSTSVAAVSALPTGHSSDIAAELGILLGDGHGVTEAYLAKTTTRMQGAIIALRLLCKEKEALAYTGTDNFADAGSAGSSLRPVLAYLKAHPELGWSGTGGGKFSPNAAITAQQVYKVMLESLAYRTGTDFAYADAIEFAASKGLSRAAAAAPFTNRDLASALLETLQTIPQGGAKTLLDILVEGKALSADKAGLLGGKRIDVRKTADGSTYLTDGAGMALYLFTKDMADLNSCTGDCLKAWPVFSADRLLLADGVDGKDFGAFTRTDGMKQVTYKGWPLYYFVKDAKPGDVTGEGVGKVWYLIKQPFYTVALGTDPTLKINYLVDANGMSLYYFDKDPKGASVCSGDCLAKWPAFHADKITVPSGLKAEDFGEIIRPDGAKQTTYKGYPLYYWVQDAKRGDTLGHNVGKVWFLVDPDKFTGTTTQDSLPGSATIEMKNYMFSQDTVTVKAGSTITFINRDNDFHNAVAVDGSFRIPLISQGQSVTIKLDKPGTYAFYCEPHKDHMKATIIVQ from the coding sequence ATGAAAATCGGTAAAAAGTTATTGTCGGTATTGAGTTTGGCGATCGCGGTGACGGTCGCGCCCTTCAGCGCGTTCGCGGCGGGGGAAACGGACAGCGCGGGAAGTTCGACGAGCGTCGCAGCCGTCAGTGCGCTGCCGACGGGCCATTCGTCGGACATCGCGGCGGAGCTCGGCATTTTGCTTGGGGACGGCCACGGCGTGACGGAAGCGTACCTCGCCAAAACGACGACGAGGATGCAAGGAGCGATTATCGCGCTTCGCCTGCTGTGCAAAGAAAAAGAGGCACTTGCGTATACGGGAACGGACAATTTCGCGGACGCAGGCTCCGCGGGGTCCAGCCTGAGGCCCGTACTCGCTTATCTGAAGGCGCATCCGGAGCTCGGCTGGAGCGGCACGGGCGGCGGAAAGTTCAGCCCGAACGCGGCGATTACGGCGCAGCAAGTGTACAAGGTGATGCTGGAATCTTTGGCGTACCGGACGGGAACGGACTTCGCTTACGCCGATGCGATCGAGTTCGCCGCTTCGAAAGGCCTTAGCCGGGCGGCCGCGGCAGCGCCGTTCACGAACCGCGATTTGGCGTCGGCGCTGCTGGAAACGCTGCAAACGATACCTCAAGGCGGCGCGAAGACGCTCCTCGACATTTTGGTAGAAGGCAAAGCGTTGTCGGCGGATAAAGCCGGCTTGCTCGGCGGCAAACGCATCGACGTGCGGAAAACCGCGGACGGCTCCACTTATTTGACGGACGGCGCGGGAATGGCGCTCTATCTGTTCACGAAAGACATGGCCGACCTGAATTCCTGCACGGGCGACTGCCTGAAGGCTTGGCCGGTATTCAGCGCGGACCGGCTGCTGCTCGCCGACGGGGTCGACGGCAAAGACTTCGGCGCGTTCACCCGCACCGACGGGATGAAGCAAGTCACGTACAAAGGCTGGCCGCTCTATTACTTTGTAAAAGACGCGAAGCCCGGAGACGTGACGGGCGAGGGTGTCGGCAAAGTTTGGTATTTGATCAAGCAGCCGTTCTACACGGTGGCGCTCGGTACCGATCCGACGCTGAAAATCAACTATCTCGTCGACGCGAACGGCATGTCGCTGTACTACTTCGATAAGGATCCGAAAGGCGCCAGCGTATGCTCCGGCGATTGCCTGGCCAAGTGGCCGGCATTCCACGCCGACAAGATCACCGTGCCCAGCGGCCTGAAAGCGGAGGATTTCGGCGAAATCATCCGGCCGGACGGCGCTAAGCAGACAACTTACAAAGGCTATCCGCTCTATTATTGGGTTCAGGACGCCAAACGCGGCGACACGCTGGGCCACAACGTCGGCAAGGTTTGGTTCCTCGTCGATCCGGACAAATTCACCGGTACGACCACGCAGGATTCCCTGCCGGGCAGCGCGACGATCGAAATGAAAAACTACATGTTCTCGCAGGATACGGTCACGGTGAAAGCCGGTTCGACAATCACGTTCATCAACCGGGACAATGACTTCCACAACGCGGTGGCGGTCGACGGATCGTTCCGGATCCCGCTCATCTCTCAAGGGCAATCCGTTACCATCAAGCTGGATAAACCGGGTACTTACGCCTTCTACTGCGAACCGCACAAAGACCATATGAAAGCCACGATCATCGTCCAATGA
- a CDS encoding IS3 family transposase, protein MEDHRSEFNLEKMCELMGVSRSGYYKWRSAGPSNQELRKRELMGRITYHFNDSEKRYGAPKITFLLREEGYTVIERTVGLYMHELGLRSCVSSKYKVQTTDSNHDLPIAPNILNQQFETQRPNQVWVADITYIPCKEGRLYLASVLDLCTREIVGWRLEDRMTTDLVLGALQDAYAAKKPKKGLLHHSDRGSQYASDDYKKQLKAYRMKASMSRKGNCYDNACIESFHSILKKELIYCKRFRTKQQAYNEMFRYVEFFYNRKRIHGALGYLSPVRFASSFSKSKAS, encoded by the coding sequence ATTGAAGATCATCGCTCCGAGTTCAATTTGGAGAAGATGTGCGAATTAATGGGGGTTTCCCGGAGCGGTTACTACAAATGGCGGTCTGCTGGTCCAAGTAATCAGGAACTACGTAAGCGTGAACTGATGGGGCGTATTACGTATCACTTTAACGACTCAGAGAAGCGCTACGGCGCTCCCAAAATCACTTTTTTACTGCGCGAGGAAGGTTATACGGTAATTGAGCGGACAGTCGGTTTGTACATGCATGAACTCGGCCTGCGTTCCTGTGTCTCGAGTAAATACAAGGTTCAAACAACCGACTCTAATCACGACTTGCCGATCGCTCCAAACATTCTGAATCAACAGTTTGAAACGCAGCGGCCCAATCAAGTTTGGGTTGCTGACATCACCTACATTCCGTGCAAAGAAGGCCGGCTGTATCTCGCGAGCGTCCTTGATCTTTGCACCCGTGAGATCGTGGGCTGGCGCCTTGAGGACCGTATGACGACCGATCTGGTGCTCGGTGCTTTGCAAGATGCCTATGCAGCCAAGAAGCCGAAGAAGGGGCTTCTCCACCATTCAGATCGCGGGAGCCAGTACGCATCCGATGACTACAAAAAGCAACTTAAAGCTTACAGAATGAAAGCAAGCATGAGTCGAAAAGGCAATTGTTATGACAATGCGTGCATTGAATCATTCCACAGCATCCTTAAAAAAGAACTTATTTACTGCAAACGATTTAGAACGAAGCAACAAGCATACAACGAGATGTTTCGGTACGTTGAGTTCTTTTATAACCGCAAACGGATCCACGGTGCACTGGGATATTTATCACCAGTTCGTTTCGCTTCCAGTTTCAGTAAGAGTAAAGCTAGTTAA
- a CDS encoding transposase — MGEQRQRFNEEFKKQTIKLLQEQAKTVEEIAQELDIPARTLHSWKAKYRDFKNEPIASLDRIKELEQLVKEQQRELHAKDRKIADVEEELTIVKKAVHIFSKPKN; from the coding sequence ATGGGTGAACAACGGCAGCGGTTCAATGAGGAATTTAAGAAACAGACGATCAAGCTCCTTCAGGAGCAAGCAAAAACGGTCGAGGAGATCGCCCAGGAGCTCGACATTCCAGCAAGAACATTACATTCATGGAAAGCGAAATATCGTGATTTTAAGAATGAACCCATTGCCTCACTGGATCGCATTAAAGAACTCGAACAACTCGTCAAAGAGCAGCAACGTGAACTTCACGCGAAAGATCGGAAGATCGCTGATGTCGAAGAAGAGCTAACGATTGTAAAAAAGGCAGTGCACATCTTCAGCAAGCCAAAGAACTAA
- a CDS encoding DNA-3-methyladenine glycosylase family protein, with product MTKECPARPDRLIFSSESPEIQALIRNDERLAWLIGRVGELTIHLNPDPFQSLALSIVGQQLSVKAAASIKERVLLLAPEFTPESLLALEPETLRGAGLSRAKVVSIHDLASKTAARQLDFDRLEQMENEEIIEMVTDVKGIGRWTAEMFLMFSLGRPDVLSLGDFGLQRSTKWLFGMEDRPDKKYLEQHGHKWAPYRSAASFYLWEAINRGIINE from the coding sequence ATGACGAAGGAATGTCCCGCACGGCCGGACCGGCTTATCTTCAGCTCGGAAAGCCCCGAGATCCAGGCGCTGATCAGAAACGACGAACGGCTGGCTTGGCTGATCGGCAGGGTGGGAGAATTGACGATTCACCTGAATCCCGATCCGTTCCAATCGCTGGCGTTGTCGATTGTCGGGCAGCAGTTGTCGGTGAAAGCCGCCGCCTCGATCAAGGAACGCGTTCTGCTGCTGGCCCCGGAGTTCACCCCGGAATCCCTGCTGGCACTAGAGCCGGAGACGCTCCGCGGTGCGGGGCTGTCCCGTGCCAAAGTGGTTTCGATCCACGATTTGGCGTCCAAAACGGCCGCACGCCAGTTGGATTTTGACCGCCTGGAGCAGATGGAGAACGAGGAGATCATCGAGATGGTGACCGACGTCAAGGGCATCGGAAGATGGACGGCCGAGATGTTCCTCATGTTCTCGCTCGGCAGGCCGGACGTGCTGTCGCTCGGCGACTTCGGCTTGCAGCGCTCCACGAAATGGCTGTTCGGCATGGAGGACCGGCCGGACAAAAAGTACTTGGAGCAGCACGGCCACAAGTGGGCACCATATCGCTCCGCTGCTTCGTTTTATTTGTGGGAAGCGATCAACCGGGGCATCATCAACGAATAG
- the thyA gene encoding thymidylate synthase, with product MRNYLDLLQDVLDHGTEKMDRTGTGTRSVFGRQLRFDLSEGFPLVTTKRIHLKSVVHELLWFLRGETNIRYLKENGVTIWDEWADENGDLGPVYGSQWRSWEAPDGRKIDQISQLIEGIKRNPDSRRHLVSAWNVAEIDRMKLPPCHLLFQFYVANGKLSCMLTMRSVDTFLGLPFNIASYALLTHMIAQQCDLDVGEFVFSGGDVHIYSNHLEQVKLQLTREPLPLPKLIIKRKPDSIFDYVFEDFEFAGYEHHPAIKAPVAI from the coding sequence GTGCGCAATTATTTGGATTTGCTGCAGGACGTGCTGGATCACGGCACGGAGAAAATGGACCGGACCGGAACGGGTACGCGTTCGGTTTTCGGCCGTCAGCTCCGCTTCGATCTCAGCGAAGGCTTTCCCCTGGTCACGACGAAGAGGATCCATCTGAAGTCGGTCGTCCACGAGCTTTTGTGGTTTCTCCGCGGGGAAACGAATATTCGCTACCTGAAGGAAAACGGCGTCACCATCTGGGACGAATGGGCCGACGAGAACGGCGACCTCGGGCCGGTGTACGGGTCGCAATGGCGTTCCTGGGAGGCCCCGGACGGCCGCAAGATCGACCAAATCTCGCAATTGATCGAGGGCATCAAGCGGAATCCCGATTCCCGCAGGCATCTCGTCAGCGCTTGGAACGTCGCCGAAATCGACCGGATGAAGCTGCCGCCTTGCCATTTGTTATTCCAGTTCTACGTCGCGAACGGAAAATTGAGCTGCATGCTGACGATGCGTTCCGTGGACACGTTCCTCGGACTGCCGTTTAATATCGCGTCTTATGCGCTGCTCACGCACATGATCGCTCAGCAATGCGATCTCGACGTAGGGGAATTCGTGTTCTCCGGCGGTGACGTCCATATTTACAGCAACCATTTGGAGCAGGTGAAGCTTCAGCTGACGAGGGAACCGCTGCCGCTGCCCAAACTCATCATCAAACGGAAGCCGGACTCCATTTTCGATTATGTGTTTGAGGATTTCGAATTCGCAGGTTATGAGCACCATCCCGCGATCAAAGCTCCGGTAGCGATATGA
- a CDS encoding acyl-CoA thioesterase — translation MTLESKPMSQSRTIMTELVFPSDTNHHGTMFGGTLMLYIDKIAAIAATRHCHRPVVTASTDSLDFLSPIRIGEAVELEAFVTWTHRSSMEVFCVVRAENLFTGERRVTVTAFSTFVAVDENNRPIPVPGVHPENDDERKLHESAPERYQHRMERRKTRYSSTESGAQ, via the coding sequence ATGACGCTGGAAAGCAAACCGATGAGCCAATCCCGCACGATCATGACCGAGCTCGTATTCCCATCCGATACGAACCATCACGGCACGATGTTCGGCGGCACGCTGATGTTGTATATCGATAAAATCGCCGCGATCGCCGCCACCCGCCATTGCCACCGGCCGGTCGTGACGGCCAGCACCGACAGCCTGGATTTCCTGTCGCCGATCCGCATCGGGGAAGCCGTCGAATTGGAGGCTTTCGTCACCTGGACGCATCGGAGCTCGATGGAAGTGTTTTGCGTCGTCCGCGCCGAAAATCTGTTTACCGGCGAACGCAGGGTGACGGTGACCGCGTTCTCGACGTTCGTGGCCGTGGACGAGAATAACCGCCCGATTCCGGTGCCTGGCGTCCATCCGGAGAACGATGACGAACGCAAACTGCACGAAAGCGCGCCTGAACGGTATCAGCACCGGATGGAACGCCGCAAGACGCGGTATTCGTCGACAGAATCGGGCGCGCAATGA
- the lpdA gene encoding dihydrolipoyl dehydrogenase encodes MVVGDASLDIDLLVIGAGPGGYVAAIRAAQLGQKVIIADKAKWGGVCLNVGCIPSKALINAAHHYESMQHAETYGLKAENVGVDFGKVQEYKTSVVNKMTGGVEMLLKANKVQMFAGEVMFINENEARLFNDQESPRYRFKNCIIATGSRPIELKPFPFGGRILSSTEALSLPEVPKSLVVIGGGYIGIELGQMYSKFGTKVTILEGLDTIMAGFDKDMSQLVAKKMKKANVDIITGAKAQSAEQNDKEVTVTYEAGGETKTVTADYLLVTVGRRPNTDGELGLDMLGIKMTDRGLIEVDDQCRTSIPHIYAIGDIVPGAALAHKASYEAKVAAEAIAGLPSKVDYKCIPAVAFSDPECASVGYTEKEAKDKGLNVKSSKFPFGGNGRAVTLGGADGFMKIIHEVDTGLVLGAQIAGVEASNMIAELGLAIEMGATIEDIALTIHAHPTLGEITMDTAELAMGHPIHTIAPK; translated from the coding sequence ATGGTTGTAGGAGACGCTTCCCTAGACATCGATTTGCTGGTTATCGGCGCAGGCCCCGGCGGTTATGTGGCCGCCATCCGCGCCGCCCAGCTCGGACAGAAGGTCATCATCGCGGACAAAGCCAAGTGGGGCGGCGTCTGCCTGAACGTCGGCTGCATTCCGTCCAAAGCGCTCATCAATGCCGCGCATCATTATGAGTCGATGCAGCATGCCGAGACGTACGGGCTGAAAGCCGAGAACGTCGGCGTCGATTTCGGCAAGGTGCAAGAGTATAAAACTTCCGTCGTGAACAAAATGACGGGCGGCGTGGAAATGCTGCTCAAGGCGAACAAAGTGCAAATGTTCGCCGGAGAAGTCATGTTCATCAACGAGAACGAGGCGCGTTTGTTCAACGATCAGGAATCGCCGCGCTATCGGTTCAAGAACTGCATCATCGCGACGGGCTCGCGCCCGATCGAGTTGAAGCCGTTCCCGTTCGGCGGCCGCATCCTGTCGTCCACCGAAGCGCTGTCGCTGCCGGAAGTGCCGAAAAGCCTCGTCGTGATCGGCGGCGGCTACATCGGCATCGAGCTTGGCCAAATGTACAGCAAGTTCGGCACGAAGGTGACGATCCTCGAAGGACTCGACACCATCATGGCCGGCTTCGACAAGGACATGAGCCAGCTCGTCGCCAAGAAGATGAAGAAGGCGAACGTCGACATCATCACGGGCGCCAAAGCCCAAAGCGCCGAGCAGAACGACAAGGAAGTCACCGTCACGTACGAGGCGGGCGGAGAGACGAAAACCGTCACCGCGGACTACCTGCTCGTCACGGTCGGACGCCGCCCGAACACGGACGGCGAACTCGGCCTGGACATGCTCGGCATCAAAATGACGGACCGCGGCCTGATCGAGGTCGACGACCAATGCCGCACGAGCATCCCGCACATTTACGCCATCGGCGATATCGTGCCGGGAGCCGCGCTGGCGCATAAAGCTTCCTACGAGGCGAAAGTGGCGGCGGAAGCGATCGCGGGACTTCCTTCCAAGGTCGACTACAAGTGCATCCCGGCCGTCGCGTTCTCGGACCCCGAATGCGCAAGCGTCGGCTATACCGAGAAGGAAGCGAAGGACAAAGGCCTGAACGTCAAGAGCAGCAAGTTCCCGTTCGGCGGCAACGGCCGCGCGGTAACGCTCGGAGGCGCGGACGGCTTCATGAAGATCATCCATGAAGTCGACACCGGACTCGTGCTCGGCGCCCAGATCGCCGGCGTCGAGGCTTCCAACATGATCGCCGAGCTGGGGCTCGCGATCGAAATGGGCGCCACGATCGAAGACATCGCGTTGACGATCCACGCCCACCCGACGCTTGGGGAAATCACGATGGACACGGCCGAGCTGGCCATGGGCCATCCGATCCACACGATCGCTCCGAAGTGA